In Abditibacteriota bacterium, the following proteins share a genomic window:
- a CDS encoding tetratricopeptide repeat protein, whose protein sequence is MNGSQLMTGSHLMTAIVLVIVAIIAIIVIVSIRKKFSRVIVKKAKVAIVPGNAEKHYQLGLGYMNQKLYSDAIDEFTNALRCDKQYVKAYRSRGFAFFKTELYDDAVKDYERAIILEPRDERTYLQKSDVHLKMGDAKNALLTLEKLINISPANEQAYMKRGVVFRAVDEINRSIADFNKCIEMDPGNEKAYNNRGLTYFKGEAFDQAIMDYSTAIDLNKTYAEAYYNRAVAKNKIGDAEGAKADMKRAGELNPKFAVNSYVKRAGMSVYSKQVTDYSKAISENPNNQSPYLARAIAYRKLGNIQGALQDCDSALKLNDRDSECYLVRGEVQFYARNFEEAVKDFSKSLSLRHDAITMYFRSIAKRRAGDYKGAIEDQAKALEMRPRLADDYINRGYAKDNTGDFLGAVEDFEMARDIFREKHEEEREKQMEDLIKKTSRRK, encoded by the coding sequence ATGAATGGAAGCCAACTGATGACCGGCAGTCATTTGATGACCGCTATAGTGCTGGTCATTGTCGCGATAATCGCAATCATCGTAATCGTATCCATCCGCAAAAAGTTTTCCAGAGTGATCGTAAAAAAGGCAAAGGTGGCCATAGTTCCGGGCAATGCCGAAAAGCATTATCAGCTGGGGCTGGGGTATATGAACCAAAAGCTGTATTCCGACGCCATTGACGAATTTACCAACGCGCTCAGGTGCGACAAGCAATACGTCAAGGCGTACCGCTCCCGGGGCTTTGCCTTTTTCAAGACAGAGCTCTATGACGACGCGGTGAAGGATTATGAGAGAGCCATCATCCTGGAGCCCCGGGACGAGAGGACCTATCTGCAAAAAAGCGACGTCCATCTGAAGATGGGCGACGCCAAGAATGCTCTCCTGACTCTGGAAAAGCTGATCAACATCTCTCCTGCCAACGAGCAGGCCTATATGAAGCGGGGCGTGGTGTTCCGGGCGGTGGACGAGATAAACAGGTCCATAGCCGATTTCAACAAATGCATCGAGATGGATCCCGGCAATGAAAAGGCCTACAACAACCGGGGCCTGACCTACTTCAAGGGCGAAGCGTTTGACCAGGCCATTATGGACTATTCCACCGCCATAGATCTGAACAAGACCTATGCCGAGGCTTACTACAACAGGGCAGTGGCCAAGAACAAGATAGGCGACGCCGAAGGCGCCAAGGCGGACATGAAGCGGGCCGGCGAGCTGAACCCGAAGTTTGCGGTCAACAGCTACGTGAAGAGGGCCGGCATGTCCGTGTACAGCAAGCAGGTCACCGACTATTCCAAGGCCATCAGCGAGAACCCCAACAACCAGTCTCCCTATCTGGCCAGAGCCATCGCTTACAGAAAGCTGGGCAACATACAGGGCGCCCTGCAGGACTGCGACTCAGCTCTCAAGCTCAACGACCGGGACAGCGAGTGCTATCTGGTGAGGGGCGAGGTGCAGTTTTACGCCCGCAACTTCGAGGAGGCGGTGAAGGACTTCAGCAAATCTCTCAGTCTGCGGCATGACGCCATCACCATGTATTTCAGATCCATCGCCAAACGGCGGGCCGGGGACTACAAGGGAGCCATCGAGGATCAGGCAAAGGCTCTGGAAATGAGGCCCCGCCTGGCGGACGACTATATCAACAGAGGCTACGCCAAGGACAACACCGGCGACTTTTTGGGAGCCGTGGAGGACTTTGAGATGGCCAGGGATATATTCAGGGAAAAGCACGAGGAAGAGAGAGAAAAGCAAATGGAAGACCTGATCAAAAAGACGAGCAGGAGAAAATGA